The following coding sequences are from one Campylobacter showae CSUNSWCD window:
- the rpoD gene encoding RNA polymerase sigma factor RpoD codes for MSTAKKEALSLIEELFKENAKGYITYEKLVKFLDKAPTAAIAKKLESLAKENKVQLITSAEIAKMRNIEDAKKRREELAKLADDNLEEEFDLASETDLLEWSRSDSPVRMYLREMGQIALLTKEEEVEISKKIELGEDIIIDAFCSVPYLIDFILDYKEPLINRERRVKELFRSFDDEGEEGSEEVEEEEENEEVEDDVEEGEEKEAKPKKHNKKDDKRAEKVIESFKALEKAKKEWLKTANKQNDAEIEDEFLAKLTLAFKKKILKDKLMDLGPTSKLITEIVKSMETALKSDDEFDRELKRLEYKLPMFSDELKKNHKSILKDIIKLSKEDIIARVPEATMVSTYVEIKKLFATKEASKSGFNLDPILLKEILEQIKRGKKISDEAKARMAKSNLRLVVSIAKRYTNRGLPFLDLIQEGNIGLMKAVDKFEYKKGYKFSTYATWWIRQAISRAIADQARTIRIPIHMIETINRINKINRKYLQEEGKEPDINVIAAEVGLSADKIKQVIKITKEPISLEAPIGNEDDGKFGDFVEDRSSLSPMDHILKNDLKEQIDEVLDQLNEREKAVIRMRFGLLDDESDRTLEEIGKELNVTRERVRQIESSAIKKLKHPKVGRKLKNYIEG; via the coding sequence ATGAGTACCGCAAAAAAAGAGGCATTGTCGCTCATAGAAGAGCTTTTCAAAGAAAATGCCAAAGGCTATATCACTTACGAAAAACTTGTTAAATTTCTAGACAAAGCGCCGACGGCAGCGATAGCAAAAAAACTAGAATCGCTGGCAAAAGAAAATAAAGTCCAGCTCATAACCTCGGCTGAAATCGCAAAAATGCGCAACATCGAAGATGCTAAGAAGCGTCGCGAGGAGCTAGCAAAACTAGCCGACGACAATCTAGAGGAAGAATTTGATCTCGCCAGCGAAACGGATCTACTCGAGTGGTCGCGCTCGGATAGTCCCGTGCGTATGTACCTACGCGAAATGGGTCAAATCGCACTACTAACCAAAGAGGAAGAAGTAGAAATCAGCAAAAAAATCGAGCTTGGCGAAGATATCATCATCGACGCGTTTTGCTCGGTACCATACCTTATCGATTTTATTCTTGACTACAAAGAACCTCTCATCAACCGCGAACGCCGCGTAAAAGAGCTTTTTAGAAGCTTTGACGACGAAGGTGAGGAAGGTAGCGAAGAGGTCGAAGAAGAGGAAGAAAACGAAGAAGTCGAGGATGATGTCGAGGAAGGCGAAGAGAAAGAAGCCAAGCCAAAAAAACACAATAAAAAAGACGACAAACGAGCTGAAAAAGTGATCGAGAGTTTTAAAGCGCTCGAAAAGGCCAAAAAAGAGTGGTTAAAGACGGCAAATAAACAAAATGACGCCGAGATAGAGGATGAATTTTTAGCCAAGCTTACGCTCGCATTTAAAAAGAAAATTTTAAAAGACAAACTAATGGATCTAGGTCCGACGAGCAAGCTCATAACCGAGATCGTAAAGTCTATGGAAACGGCGCTAAAGAGCGATGATGAATTTGACAGAGAGCTAAAAAGACTCGAGTATAAGCTACCTATGTTTAGCGACGAGCTAAAGAAAAATCACAAGTCGATCCTAAAAGATATCATCAAGCTCAGCAAAGAAGATATAATCGCGCGAGTGCCCGAGGCTACGATGGTATCAACCTACGTGGAGATCAAAAAGCTATTTGCGACCAAGGAAGCGAGCAAGAGCGGATTTAACCTCGATCCGATACTTTTAAAGGAAATTTTAGAGCAGATCAAACGCGGCAAAAAGATATCCGACGAAGCAAAAGCCAGGATGGCAAAATCAAATTTACGCCTAGTCGTAAGTATCGCCAAGCGCTACACGAACCGCGGTTTACCGTTTTTAGACTTGATTCAAGAGGGTAACATCGGACTAATGAAAGCGGTCGATAAATTTGAATATAAAAAAGGGTATAAATTTTCTACCTATGCGACGTGGTGGATACGTCAGGCTATCAGCCGCGCCATCGCCGATCAAGCACGCACGATACGTATCCCTATCCATATGATAGAAACGATAAACCGTATCAACAAAATCAACCGAAAATACCTACAAGAAGAAGGCAAAGAGCCGGATATAAACGTAATCGCAGCCGAGGTCGGACTAAGCGCGGACAAGATAAAACAGGTCATCAAAATCACAAAAGAGCCTATCAGTCTAGAAGCCCCTATCGGCAACGAAGACGACGGTAAATTTGGAGATTTCGTCGAGGATAGAAGCTCTCTAAGCCCTATGGATCACATCCTAAAAAACGACCTAAAAGAGCAGATTGACGAAGTCCTAGACCAGCTAAACGAGCGCGAAAAAGCCGTCATCAGGATGAGATTTGGCCTACTCGACGACGAGAGCGACCGCACGCTAGAAGAGATAGGCAAGGAGCTAAACGTAACCCGCGAGCGCGTCCGCCAGATCGAAAGTTCTGCCATCAAAAAACTAAAACACCCAAAAGTCGGTAGAAAACTCAAAAACTACATCGAGGGCTAA
- a CDS encoding ABC transporter substrate-binding protein, with product MPTSGDLKVINYEAVLKLKPDVVIVTNCIPQEYIDKMTELKIPVVAVSFQRSDATDKGKLNPTFKDDEAAYTEGFYDGIELLGKVTNREKEAAELISFVKTSQEQLKAKFSDFIVDKRPKIYMANPDLTTYGSGKYTGIMFMRAGAQNVAAESIKGYKQVSAEQVLAWAPQMIFVQDRYPQVPAELKSNPQLANLSAVKEDKIYMMPEYAKAWGYPTAEAMALGEWWLAMKLYPKHFDEAEFNKKVEEFYQKFYRTSYK from the coding sequence ATGCCCACATCGGGCGATCTAAAGGTCATCAACTACGAGGCGGTGCTTAAGCTAAAGCCCGACGTCGTGATCGTCACGAACTGCATCCCGCAAGAATACATCGACAAAATGACGGAGCTCAAAATCCCAGTCGTCGCCGTTAGCTTTCAGCGCAGCGACGCCACCGATAAGGGCAAGCTAAATCCGACCTTTAAGGACGACGAAGCGGCCTACACCGAGGGCTTTTACGACGGGATCGAGCTTCTTGGCAAGGTCACAAACCGCGAAAAAGAAGCCGCCGAGCTCATAAGCTTCGTTAAAACCTCGCAAGAGCAACTAAAGGCTAAATTTAGCGACTTCATCGTCGATAAAAGACCTAAAATTTACATGGCAAATCCCGATCTCACGACCTACGGCAGCGGCAAATACACGGGCATAATGTTTATGCGAGCCGGCGCACAAAACGTCGCGGCAGAGAGTATCAAGGGCTACAAGCAGGTATCTGCAGAGCAGGTTTTAGCGTGGGCGCCGCAGATGATCTTCGTGCAGGATCGCTACCCTCAGGTGCCCGCCGAGCTTAAATCCAACCCGCAGCTTGCAAATTTAAGCGCAGTCAAAGAGGATAAAATTTATATGATGCCCGAATACGCCAAAGCGTGGGGCTATCCGACGGCCGAAGCTATGGCGCTTGGCGAGTGGTGGCTAGCGATGAAGCTCTATCCTAAGCACTTTGACGAGGCTGAGTTTAACAAAAAAGTAGAGGAATTTTATCAAAAATTCTACCGCACGAGCTATAAATGA
- a CDS encoding Ferric iron ABC transporter, ATP-binding protein has translation MFQSYALFPHLSVCKNVEFALWRLPSAERTTRSAQLLEKFKISELEDKTPDQISGGQA, from the coding sequence ATGTTTCAGAGCTACGCGCTTTTTCCGCATTTAAGCGTTTGTAAAAACGTAGAATTTGCGCTGTGGCGACTCCCTAGCGCCGAGCGAACCACAAGGAGCGCGCAGCTGCTGGAAAAATTTAAAATCTCCGAGCTAGAAGACAAAACTCCAGATCAAATTTCGGGCGGTCAGGCGTAA
- a CDS encoding flagellar hook-basal body protein — MNNGYYQATGAMVTQFNRLDVIANNLANINTIGFKRDDIVVGDFERIFKEYRDELPIENHTKDAAKFLNRTIDRVPQISEQYVDFSQGGLKFSNNDLDFAMKREDLFFLVEVKPGDVRLTKNGSFNLDEDGFLVTKEGYKVLPSDYFTNNFQGIQIPQGERFSADKNGNLYSNEEPLARLYIAQPKEIRNLTKEGDNLYVLPNLKELEDVGGEIDAVAWKYTQISNVNAVTEMVGLIETQRFVEMYQKVMTSHMDDLNQEAISKLANTKV, encoded by the coding sequence ATGAACAACGGCTACTACCAAGCAACCGGCGCTATGGTGACGCAGTTTAACCGCCTAGACGTCATCGCAAATAACCTAGCAAACATAAACACGATCGGTTTTAAACGCGACGACATCGTAGTCGGGGACTTTGAGAGGATTTTTAAAGAGTACCGCGACGAGCTACCGATAGAAAATCACACCAAAGATGCGGCGAAATTTCTAAACAGAACTATCGACAGGGTGCCGCAAATCTCTGAGCAATACGTCGATTTTAGCCAGGGCGGACTTAAATTTTCAAACAACGACCTTGACTTTGCGATGAAGCGTGAGGATCTGTTTTTTCTAGTCGAAGTAAAACCAGGCGATGTGCGCCTAACCAAAAACGGCTCGTTTAATCTCGACGAGGATGGATTTTTGGTAACAAAAGAGGGCTATAAAGTGCTACCGAGCGATTATTTTACGAATAATTTTCAAGGTATCCAAATCCCGCAGGGAGAGCGCTTCTCCGCTGATAAAAACGGTAATCTCTACTCAAACGAGGAGCCGCTAGCTAGGCTTTATATCGCGCAGCCAAAAGAGATACGAAATCTAACAAAAGAGGGCGATAATCTCTATGTTTTGCCGAATTTAAAGGAGCTTGAGGACGTGGGCGGCGAGATAGACGCGGTCGCGTGGAAATACACTCAAATCTCCAACGTAAACGCCGTGACCGAGATGGTCGGACTGATCGAGACGCAACGCTTTGTCGAGATGTATCAAAAGGTGATGACGTCGCATATGGACGATCTAAATCAGGAAGCCATAAGTAAGCTTGCTAACACGAAAGTCTAA
- a CDS encoding ABC transporter substrate-binding protein, translating to MSKFHSFALALALCASSLFADRVVTDQLGRDVTLPDEVKRIVVLQHQSLNALNELNALNKVVGVQERGKSRSAKTTSA from the coding sequence ATGAGCAAATTTCACTCTTTCGCGCTGGCTCTTGCGCTGTGCGCGAGTTCGCTTTTTGCAGACCGCGTCGTAACCGATCAACTAGGCCGCGATGTTACGCTACCGGACGAAGTTAAGCGCATAGTCGTGCTTCAGCACCAAAGCCTAAACGCACTAAATGAGCTAAACGCGCTGAATAAGGTCGTCGGCGTGCAGGAGCGTGGGAAAAGTCGCTCGGCAAAAACTACATCCGCCTAG
- a CDS encoding Ferric iron ABC transporter, ATP-binding protein — protein MLDEPFANLDRNLKSALRGELKQMIKANGISAVMVTHDKEDAFLLSDKIALIKGGKVLAFGASRELYFSPASYEIACFLGDMNLIDERDAQNLPDEFRSWLEERNFMFRPELIISGEKYEADVTESKFLGAFYELNLDFCRVKFKAVVSSNLQICDKFKFDLA, from the coding sequence TTGCTCGACGAGCCCTTCGCTAATCTCGATCGCAACCTAAAAAGCGCGCTAAGAGGCGAGCTAAAACAGATGATAAAGGCAAACGGCATCAGCGCGGTAATGGTAACGCACGACAAAGAGGACGCCTTTTTGCTAAGCGATAAAATCGCGCTGATAAAAGGCGGCAAGGTTTTGGCTTTCGGCGCGTCCAGAGAGCTGTATTTTAGCCCCGCATCTTACGAGATAGCCTGCTTTTTGGGCGATATGAATTTGATCGATGAGCGGGATGCGCAAAATTTGCCGGATGAATTTAGATCGTGGCTAGAGGAGAGAAACTTTATGTTTCGTCCGGAGCTAATAATAAGCGGCGAGAAATACGAAGCAGACGTGACGGAATCAAAATTTTTAGGCGCATTTTACGAGTTAAATTTGGACTTTTGCAGGGTCAAATTTAAAGCCGTAGTTAGCTCAAATTTGCAGATTTGCGATAAATTTAAATTTGACCTGGCATAA
- a CDS encoding ABC transporter ATP-binding protein, translated as MRTEGSLLSIKDAGFFYEEGKFLFRNLSFEIERGQILAILGLNGQGKSTLMSCMMGILGLKEGQLSTQAKFGFLPQSFSVAFDYSVQDIVAMGRVRDISLFSKPSKRDVQICLDALESLEISHLKNKRFNSLSGGQKQLVLFARAIASKSEILFLDEPASALDIKNQDRVLSLIVNLKQKSNASIVFTTHQPNHALAVADRTLILKDDLSYVYGRSAEVLNEENLNALYRVRMKTAKFDVAGEQISSITQIFSAQVR; from the coding sequence ATGCGAACAGAAGGTAGTTTGCTCTCTATCAAAGACGCTGGATTTTTCTACGAAGAGGGCAAATTTCTTTTTAGAAATTTAAGCTTTGAGATTGAGCGGGGTCAAATTTTAGCGATCCTGGGGCTAAACGGTCAGGGCAAAAGCACGCTGATGTCGTGCATGATGGGAATTTTAGGCCTCAAAGAGGGGCAGCTTAGCACGCAGGCGAAATTTGGCTTTCTGCCGCAAAGCTTTAGCGTGGCGTTTGATTACAGCGTGCAGGACATCGTAGCGATGGGGCGCGTGCGCGATATTTCGCTATTTTCAAAGCCGAGCAAACGCGACGTGCAGATCTGCCTGGACGCGCTTGAGAGCCTTGAAATTTCGCACCTAAAAAACAAGCGCTTCAACTCACTTTCAGGCGGTCAAAAGCAGCTCGTGCTCTTTGCCAGAGCGATCGCGAGCAAGAGCGAAATTCTGTTTTTGGACGAGCCTGCCAGTGCGCTTGATATAAAAAACCAAGACCGCGTGCTAAGCCTCATCGTAAATCTAAAGCAAAAAAGCAACGCCAGCATCGTTTTTACCACGCATCAGCCAAACCACGCTCTTGCGGTGGCGGACCGCACGCTTATTTTAAAGGACGATCTTAGCTACGTTTACGGCCGCAGCGCCGAGGTTTTGAACGAGGAAAATTTAAACGCGCTTTACCGCGTGCGAATGAAAACGGCGAAATTTGATGTCGCGGGCGAGCAGATAAGCAGCATCACGCAGATTTTCAGCGCGCAGGTGAGATAA
- a CDS encoding FecCD family ABC transporter permease: protein MKFSALLLLWVLLFAVSLGIGQYPVSLEETGKILLGSSADETAKSVVLDIRIPRALLSSLCGGILALSGLALQAVFKNPLVGPHIVGVSTAAAFGGALCIMLGFGSYFIVAFAFFFGLAALFMLYFIAKFVSRSDVFSLILAGIVINGVFAALTSLVQYLADNEDVLPNIIYWLLGSFVRADYDKLIMLAAVSAPCVVALIAMRWRFNLLSLEDGDLKVLGVNIVRLRSVILVICTLLVAAQVSVSGNIGWIGLVVPHVARMIFGSDHLRSMPACFVAGAVLCSLSTTYRAR from the coding sequence ATGAAATTTTCCGCCCTGCTGCTGCTCTGGGTTCTGCTGTTTGCGGTATCGCTGGGCATCGGGCAGTATCCTGTGAGCCTAGAGGAGACGGGTAAAATTTTACTCGGCTCCTCCGCCGATGAGACGGCAAAAAGCGTGGTGCTTGATATCCGCATTCCGCGCGCCCTACTTTCGAGCCTTTGCGGCGGGATACTGGCGCTTAGCGGTCTCGCGCTTCAGGCGGTGTTTAAAAACCCACTCGTAGGCCCGCACATCGTGGGCGTGAGCACCGCGGCGGCATTCGGCGGCGCGCTTTGCATCATGCTTGGCTTTGGCTCCTATTTTATCGTGGCTTTTGCCTTCTTTTTCGGGCTTGCAGCGCTTTTTATGCTCTATTTTATCGCCAAATTCGTCTCGCGCAGCGACGTCTTTTCGCTCATCCTAGCGGGCATCGTCATAAACGGCGTGTTTGCCGCGCTAACTAGCCTCGTGCAGTATCTAGCCGACAACGAAGACGTGCTACCAAACATCATCTACTGGCTGCTGGGCAGCTTCGTGCGCGCAGACTACGACAAGCTAATCATGCTCGCCGCCGTTTCGGCGCCTTGCGTCGTAGCTCTCATCGCGATGCGGTGGAGATTTAATCTACTCAGCCTAGAAGACGGCGATCTAAAGGTGCTCGGCGTAAACATCGTGCGGCTGCGCTCGGTCATCCTCGTCATCTGCACGCTGCTAGTCGCCGCGCAGGTCAGCGTCAGCGGAAACATCGGCTGGATCGGCCTCGTGGTGCCGCACGTCGCCAGGATGATATTTGGCAGCGACCACTTGCGCTCTATGCCCGCTTGCTTCGTCGCAGGAGCCGTTTTATGCTCGCTATCGACGACGTATCGCGCTCGATAA